A window of Pomacea canaliculata isolate SZHN2017 linkage group LG3, ASM307304v1, whole genome shotgun sequence contains these coding sequences:
- the LOC112559272 gene encoding palmitoyltransferase ZDHHC17-like, whose product MADHEPSCNPMQPLLVQETDTTATSPNTQQPSVPQQEDYKNFDIVRAVQYGIFPRVRELVEAGFDVNQMDHENVSLLHWAAINNRLDIVRYLISKGAIIDRIGGDLNSTAMHWATRQGHLAMVVLLMGHGADPSSFDGEGYSCIHLAAQFGHTAIVAYLIAKGEDVDVLDKTGMTPLMWASYRVFGYDPVRLLLTFGASLNKVDKFHGNTALHWACQTGNHIVIHMLLESGADLNIINAKGQSPLDVAMAAQNMELVRRLRITRYEQGLDIRHPLQSFTTNKKVRKYIGYIFPFLALFVIGWIPEMEASLLVKLLLAVPAILIWRVCANLFFDETMTHIMPVAIYLATKFWMYFTWFFYLVPYVDSFRANVLFSVNTVLLTYNFYKAWRTDPGFLKSNREDKMKTILELAESQTLTLSQFCSTCLIRRPLRSKHCSVCNRCVAKFDHHCPWIDNCVGVYNHKYFLGYLFFLSGMILWCLYGCILFWKHSCNLDFYEDGITGIIYKIFKASPWVGWIGLNAVGHLIWVTVLFVCQLYQVAWLGMTTNERLNKARYFYQQQLMGGMPGQEDHAHGHSHGGEEKCSHKHKMPKISSPFHRGVVRNLVDVLDIRCCGLFRPSSVDWTTHYSLDAESKATLRTALGMDQKSYEFV is encoded by the exons GAGACTGACACAACTGCTACATCACCTAATACACAGCAGCCATCTGTTCCCCAGCAGGAAGATTATAAAAATTTTGATATAGTCCGGGCAGTTCAGTATGGCATCTTTCCACGTGTACGAGAGTTGGTGGAGGCTGGGTTTGATGTcaatcagatggaccatgagaATGTTAGTCTGCTACACTGGGCTGCCATTAACAACCGGTTGGACATCGTCAG ATACCTCATTTCTAAAGGTGCCATTATTGATCGCATTGGGGGTGACCTGAACTCTACAGCTATGCATTGGGCAACAAG aCAAGGTCATCTAGCAATGGTGGTTCTACTCATGGGACATGGTGCAGATCCTTCCAGTTTTGATGGTGAAG GTTACAGCTGTATCCATTTAGCAGCACAGTTTGGTCACACAGCCATTGTGGCATATCTCATTGCCAAAGGAGAAGATGTGGATGTTTTGGACAAGACTGGAATGACTCCACTTATGTGGGCATCATACAGAGTCTTTGG ATATGACCCTGTACGGCTGCTGCTTACCTTTGGAGCATCCCTAAATAAGGTAGACAAGTTCCATGGCAACACAGCACTCCACTGGGCTTGCCAGACAGGTAACCACATCGTTATCCACATGCTTCTAGAATCTGGTGCTGATCTGAACATCATCAATGCCAAG GGTCAGAGTCCACTGGATGTAGCTATGGCTGCTCAGAACATGGAGCTTGTCAGACGGTTGCGTATTACCCGCTATGAACAGGGGCTTGACATCAGACATCCTTTACAGTCCTTTACCACCAATAAG aaAGTGCGGAAGTATATTGGCTACATATTTCCATTCCTGGCACTGTTTGTCATTGGCTGGATTCCAGAGATGGAAGCATCTCTGTTGGTCAAGCTTTTGCTGGCTGTGCCAGCCATCCTTATTTGGAGAGTGTGTGCCAA TCTGTTCTTTGATGAGACCATGACACATATAATGCCAGTAGCAATCTACCTTGCTACCAAGTTCTGGATGTACTTCACTTGGTTTTTCTATCTAGTACCTT ATGTTGATAGCTTCCGTgccaatgttttattttctgtcaacacTGTTCTTTTAACATACAACTTCTACAAGGCATGGCGCACAGATCCTGGATTCCTGAAGAGCAATAGAGAAGATAAAATGAAG ACAATCTTGGAACTTGCAGAGTCACAAACACTCACACTTAGTCAGTTCTGCAGCACATGTCTCATCAGACGACCTCTGCGCTCCAAACATTGCTCAGTCTGCAATAGATGTGTTGCTAAATTTGACCATCACTGTCCTTGGATAGACAACTGTGTTG GTGTCTACAACCACAAATACTTTCTGGGCtatttgttcttcttgtctGGAATGATTCTTTGGTGCCTGTATGGCTGCATCTTGT TCTGGAAACACAGCTGCAATCTTGACTTTTATGAGGATGGGATCACAGGTATAATCTACAAAATCTTCAAGGCCTCTCCATGGGTGGGCTGGATAGGACTAAATGCTGTGGGACACTTGATTTGGGTCACAGTCCTGTTTGTATGCCAACTCTACCAG GTAGCATGGCTTGGCATGACAACCAACGAACGTCTTAACAAAGCTCGATACTTTTACCAGCAGCAGCTTATGGGGGGAATGCCAGGACAGGAGGATCATGCACATGGTCACTCACATGGGGGAGAGGAAAAGTGCAGCCACAAGCATAAAATGCCAAAAATTTCTAGCCCTTTTCA CCGAGGTGTGGTACGAAACTTGGTGGATGTCCTAGACATACGTTGCTGTGGACTTTTTCGACCGAGCAGTGTTGATTGGACAACTCATTACTCTTTGGATGCAGAATCAAAGGCCACCTTGCGTACTGCTTTAGGCATGGACCAAAAGAGCTACGAGTTTGTCTGA